TAACTCGGACAGGCAGGTAAGCATCGATGTGCTTCTCTGGAtcaaatttttcctttttgttctcTCCTTCCAATTCACCTTGCATAACTGCCTCCTTCAAGTTCTCCAGCTCCTTAACTACTGCAGTCTGCAGCAAAGGATACGGACATTGTGGAGGGCTTATTAGGCCAAAAATGTAAAATGTGAGGAAGGGATATAGACTTCAAGCAGCATTTTACTAGAGGACTTACAACGTGACTGCTGTCCATTTCAATGAACACGGCTTGCATGTTGCCATAAATTTCAGAACTGCTAGCTTTCTGCTTTATACTTTCCTTGGCACTCTTCACCATCTTCCTTCGTATGTACTTTATAAAACAGATTAAGTTCAGTAAGTTTCTGGTCCTGCTTTGTGCCAATATTAAGACAATTTTCTACATTCTGTAAAACCAACCTGTCTTTTGAGCACAGCGAGGCTCTTGGTGTGCATAGGAGATTGTGGAAGGACCCCATTTGAAGGCGGCAGCCCAATCAATCCACAAAGCAATGTCTGCAGACATTTATTTGAAGtgtcaataaaacaaaatgagaaaactGAACATTAAATGCATATGTTAGTGGTGTATACCATAAATCCCAGCAACAGGATGTCATAGTGGTATGCAGACggatttttaagattaaactccTTTTGTTGTGCCATTTGTGATGCAACACTATGGTCAAAAAAGTAAAGCCCGGCAATCATCACAGCAGGAACAAAGGCAGCAAAGATGTAAGCCAGAGGGACTTTCCCCATATCCTGCAGTTTAAGTATGTGTAAGCATTAAAATTTTCGAATTTGCATATTTTAATTCACAGGAACATAGCTTACTCTGATCACAGTCCAGTGATCCAAAGATGCAGATTCCCAAGGGAGAGGACTAAAGAGCCTTCTGGGTACTCCAGATGGAACCTTACTTGGTACAGTAAATGACAACGCTGTCCACACTACAACCATTAAAGGAACCCCATAGTCTGCAGTGAAACTTCTGAACCAACCTATATGCCATGGTAAAGTCTCAGGATTTTAAATATTCAGCTAATAAACATTATACAGGGTACTTCAGATTTGCTTCACAAACCTGTGCCATACCACCAAGGCCTTGCATTCCGGCTTTTTAAAGCAGTGTATAGTAGACCAAAAGTGAATATGATCCCCAGTAATCCATTCGTATAGAGCCACTGGAATTGATACTTTTCCAAATTGGAGTCTTGATCCTCAGGTATTTGAAATTCGCTCACCATACCCTGTGATTGAGAAATTgtatgatattaaacattacaGGTATCTCAAAGATCGTCGGGTTTTTTTCATAATAGTTACCTTGATAGCCTCTTGCATGAATAGAACTGCAATCAGCATGCCAAAAAGTTCGCCTGCAATCCTTGTAAATCTATTGATAAGAGCACAAGCATTGAATATTGCCAGAACAAACAGCATGAGAGCTGTCCATACACAGACCCTGTTAAAAAGATACAATAATGAAGGTTTATATGACCCATGCAGTTTTCAACTAAAACTGgactatgatttaataatattaccATCCAGCCCAAGCCAGGTATAGTTTCTGTCCCAAATCTTCCCTTCCCTTAGCAAAGTTGTACAAATAAGTGTACATTATAACAGTTGGCTCTGCAACTCCTAGTATCAAAAGGGGTTGCCCTCCAAATATGGAATGTATAATGCCACAGATAGCAGTGGAAGCTAAAGTCCCCACCGTGCTCAAGCTTCCATCTACATGGAAGTGACAACTCTTTCAAAATCATCACAGATACTAACTAACgcataagaaattaaaaaaacggCAACAATTATTTCAATTGGATTCCGCTTCAGTGCCAAGAATGTAAAGGAGAACCTGTGTCTCTACTTAGTTGCTCTCCGAAGGCAATGACAGGAAGAGCAGAAGCAAAGAAGATGTAAGTTGTGGGGGCCAATATCCTGacataaatttaagaaaaaatattacacCGAT
Above is a genomic segment from Mangifera indica cultivar Alphonso chromosome 3, CATAS_Mindica_2.1, whole genome shotgun sequence containing:
- the LOC123211187 gene encoding boron transporter 4; translated protein: MENIKAPFRGIANDFRGRAACYKQDWIVGIRSGLGILAPTTYIFFASALPVIAFGEQLSRDTDGSLSTVGTLASTAICGIIHSIFGGQPLLILGVAEPTVIMYTYLYNFAKGREDLGQKLYLAWAGWVCVWTALMLFVLAIFNACALINRFTRIAGELFGMLIAVLFMQEAIKGMVSEFQIPEDQDSNLEKYQFQWLYTNGLLGIIFTFGLLYTALKSRNARPWWYGTGWFRSFTADYGVPLMVVVWTALSFTVPSKVPSGVPRRLFSPLPWESASLDHWTVIRDMGKVPLAYIFAAFVPAVMIAGLYFFDHSVASQMAQQKEFNLKNPSAYHYDILLLGFMTLLCGLIGLPPSNGVLPQSPMHTKSLAVLKRQYIRRKMVKSAKESIKQKASSSEIYGNMQAVFIEMDSSHVTAVVKELENLKEAVMQGELEGENKKEKFDPEKHIDAYLPVRVNEQRVSNFLQSLLVAAAVCAMPAIKQIPTSVLWGYFAYMSIDSLPGNQFWERMLLLFIAPSRQYKVLESAHALFVESVPYKYIVIFTLFQFVYLLVCFGVTWIPIAGILFPLPFFLLISIRQHLLPKFFPPHHLQELDAAEYDEISGDPRRSLSLSFTEKEKSHPGTEEGKVEFSDAEMLDELTTSRGELKVRNVSFNEDRQSQVHPADGSSSSE